A window from Methylocystis sp. MJC1 encodes these proteins:
- a CDS encoding TonB-dependent receptor plug domain-containing protein: protein MSRTALRRGVSACALIICCHSAWLAPASAQQSLPTIDIGGARRSHAANGNAERSPAARASAPATGDPSSAAGTVPTARTAEQIWNPTLPDGRWAFIEKYQIPNAVVSSVTHQQIDKQINIVNSQDAVKYMPSLYVSENRGGTQGSLQTREFANSTERNLVYLDNIPLNSLIGRGGQGGFYGGLQTFFKLVSPEEIDRVDFITGPFAAQYDGRSMGGVLTYTTKMPDKLRLTAKETVSVMDYDWAKTQRAFPRSLTELTAGDRIGNFS, encoded by the coding sequence ATGTCTCGTACCGCCTTACGGCGCGGCGTCTCCGCCTGCGCGCTCATCATATGCTGCCATTCAGCCTGGCTCGCGCCGGCGTCCGCTCAGCAGTCGCTGCCCACCATTGATATTGGCGGCGCCCGCCGCAGCCATGCAGCCAACGGCAATGCCGAACGCTCCCCCGCCGCGCGCGCCTCGGCGCCTGCAACTGGCGACCCCTCAAGCGCCGCGGGGACTGTCCCAACCGCGCGCACTGCGGAGCAAATCTGGAATCCAACGCTGCCTGACGGAAGATGGGCTTTCATCGAGAAATACCAGATCCCCAACGCCGTCGTGTCGAGCGTCACGCATCAGCAGATCGACAAGCAGATCAACATCGTCAATTCGCAGGATGCAGTAAAATATATGCCGTCGCTCTATGTCAGCGAAAATCGCGGCGGCACTCAAGGATCGCTTCAAACGCGCGAATTCGCCAACAGCACGGAGCGCAATCTCGTTTATCTCGACAACATCCCGCTGAACTCTCTTATCGGGCGCGGCGGCCAGGGCGGCTTTTATGGCGGCTTGCAGACTTTCTTCAAGCTCGTAAGCCCGGAAGAGATCGACCGCGTCGACTTCATCACGGGGCCCTTCGCCGCCCAATATGACGGCCGCTCGATGGGCGGCGTCCTGACCTATACGACGAAGATGCCCGACAAGCTGCGCCTCACCGCCAAAGAGACGGTGTCGGTCATGGATTATGACTGGGCGAAGACGCAGCGCGCCTTTCCGCGTTCGCTCACCGAACTCACTGCAGGCGATCGCATCGGCAACTTCTCCTAG
- a CDS encoding DUF2946 family protein — MLRCWLTVLLVACSLIFQGAWLNHSHLATTAQGDDTFALTCAKAGGAGDYNAPAHNAPLKDHCSACILCGANFLALTAVVLALVLSGDFPERIVAFVRQDFKPAAFQALRPPTRAPPFFS, encoded by the coding sequence ATGTTGCGTTGTTGGCTCACCGTTCTTCTGGTGGCATGCTCCCTCATCTTTCAGGGCGCGTGGCTGAACCATTCGCATCTTGCGACAACGGCGCAAGGAGACGACACATTCGCGCTCACTTGCGCAAAGGCTGGCGGAGCCGGCGATTACAACGCTCCGGCGCATAATGCTCCGCTGAAAGACCATTGCTCGGCCTGCATCCTCTGCGGGGCTAACTTCCTTGCGCTCACCGCTGTTGTCCTCGCGCTGGTCTTATCCGGCGATTTCCCCGAGCGTATCGTCGCATTCGTCCGGCAAGACTTCAAACCGGCGGCCTTTCAAGCGCTGCGCCCGCCAACGCGCGCGCCTCCCTTTTTCTCCTGA
- a CDS encoding PepSY domain-containing protein encodes MAFLDTMFRRRGADGADVTRDASPVTKRLQHATKKVQPGGSKVYRWSFVIHKWTGLAGAGWLAALGLTGFFLDHDSWRWQMQAKTPSWLTTRALDEQSARNTIRYLQIDPADNAHRVAGGPRGVWVSRDSGATWTPTVFQKGDHPQLLAIEPDGAKGWERLWLATDDGVYLSEDGGASARLAALEGNYVTGLAADATPRNMLAIVDRAKVYRFDADAPGKIEPIEFAPLEKAARPLDAPLNRFVHDLHFGRALAGPTTSLVANDIGGIGMFVLSITGLLYWGLPKWWKAQGKRQGRTATTTRTSKEAKKTTIIWLFRLHSVTLGIASVVMMLYLSITGVFLGHGRELFMWMRSVKIPQAYLTPAFALSSWDGWIDSIVAYPDMPGACTIGNRIGMFTTVDGGQTWAREDNPSGEPVRLAARMRRFGDRIVMVNGMGGASAIRGSDGVNREVKASPMGMGMEGGHGGVNHGATGGGEQSLSRRAQLAGMGMGGMENMFMPSDVAMADDKLLWKSSDKLWITDREGKSLGKQDINMPSDPGTPWFTWFLRLHVGTIFWSEWKWVNDVFAVLAVFLSVTGLIRWWRKKWA; translated from the coding sequence ATGGCCTTTCTCGATACGATGTTCAGAAGGCGCGGGGCCGATGGCGCAGACGTCACCCGTGACGCCTCGCCCGTCACAAAGCGTCTGCAACACGCGACAAAGAAGGTCCAACCGGGCGGCTCGAAGGTCTATCGATGGTCCTTCGTCATCCACAAATGGACCGGCCTTGCAGGCGCGGGCTGGCTGGCGGCTTTGGGCCTGACGGGGTTCTTTCTGGATCACGACAGCTGGCGTTGGCAAATGCAGGCCAAAACGCCGAGCTGGCTGACGACGCGCGCGCTGGACGAGCAATCCGCACGCAACACGATCCGCTATTTGCAGATCGACCCAGCCGACAACGCCCACCGGGTGGCGGGCGGTCCGCGCGGCGTCTGGGTCTCGCGCGATAGTGGCGCGACGTGGACGCCGACGGTTTTCCAGAAGGGAGACCACCCGCAATTGCTGGCGATCGAGCCTGATGGCGCCAAGGGATGGGAGCGCCTTTGGCTTGCGACCGACGATGGGGTCTATCTTTCGGAAGACGGCGGTGCCAGCGCGCGTCTCGCGGCGCTGGAAGGAAATTATGTCACCGGCCTCGCCGCTGATGCGACGCCCAGAAACATGCTCGCCATCGTCGATCGCGCCAAAGTGTATCGCTTCGACGCCGATGCGCCTGGGAAAATCGAGCCGATCGAATTTGCGCCGCTGGAGAAGGCGGCGCGGCCGCTCGACGCTCCGCTCAACCGCTTTGTCCACGATTTGCATTTCGGCCGCGCGCTTGCGGGACCGACGACGTCGCTCGTCGCAAACGACATCGGCGGGATCGGCATGTTCGTCCTGTCCATCACCGGCCTGCTCTATTGGGGGCTGCCAAAATGGTGGAAGGCGCAGGGCAAACGGCAAGGCAGAACCGCGACAACGACCCGCACCTCCAAGGAAGCCAAGAAGACGACGATCATCTGGCTGTTTCGCCTGCACAGCGTCACGCTGGGCATCGCTTCCGTGGTCATGATGCTCTATTTGTCGATTACCGGCGTCTTCCTTGGCCATGGCCGCGAGTTGTTCATGTGGATGCGGTCGGTGAAGATCCCGCAGGCCTATCTCACGCCGGCCTTTGCGCTCTCCTCCTGGGACGGCTGGATCGATTCCATTGTCGCCTATCCGGACATGCCCGGCGCCTGCACTATCGGCAATCGCATCGGCATGTTTACGACGGTCGACGGCGGCCAGACCTGGGCGCGCGAAGATAATCCTTCAGGCGAGCCCGTTCGCCTCGCCGCGCGCATGCGTCGATTTGGCGATCGGATCGTGATGGTCAATGGCATGGGCGGCGCGTCGGCCATTCGCGGGAGCGACGGCGTCAACCGCGAAGTCAAAGCCAGCCCCATGGGAATGGGCATGGAAGGCGGCCATGGCGGCGTGAATCATGGCGCGACGGGCGGCGGAGAGCAGAGCCTTTCGAGGCGCGCTCAATTGGCAGGCATGGGCATGGGCGGAATGGAGAATATGTTCATGCCGTCCGACGTCGCCATGGCTGACGATAAATTGCTTTGGAAGAGTTCCGACAAACTCTGGATCACCGATCGGGAGGGCAAATCGCTCGGCAAGCAGGACATCAACATGCCATCCGACCCGGGCACGCCATGGTTCACCTGGTTCCTGCGCCTGCATGTGGGCACGATCTTCTGGTCCGAGTGGAAATGGGTGAACGACGTCTTCGCAGTCCTCGCTGTCTTCCTGAGCGTCACCGGCCTCATCCGTTGGTGGCGAAAGAAATGGGCTTGA